Genomic window (Armatimonadota bacterium):
GAACAGTCATGTTAAGAATCCGGTTCTGCGTTCTTGCCGAGACCTGTACTTTCGACTTTGCGATAGATTTTGCTCGTGGGCTAACTTCCTGTCGGCCCCTTGCGATTGTTGTTGCACTCATGATTTCACTTCCCTGCGAATCACTCGGAGCTTGGCGGACCTACTCCGGGCGTTACGACCAATTTCTGCCTCGGATGGAATCCTTGGCTTTTTGTCCACTAGGACAAAACCTTCTTGCGCGAGCTCCTGATAGGCTCGCTTGACGATGCGACCTTCGCCACTGTGGTAGCTCAAGATCGCTAGATTTCCGTTTTCGGCAAGCATCGAAGCCGCGTCCAAAATAGCTTCGCGCAGCCCGTCGAACTCGGCATTTGTCAGAATCCTGATCGCCTGAAAAGTTCTCGTCGCCGGGTGAATCCGCTTTTCTCTGGCGTTCACTGGGATGGCGGCCAGCACACACTCAATCAGGTCGTTTGTCGTGCGGAGTGGCTGCTCTTTCCTTCTCAGCAAAATTTTCTGCGCGATTCGGTGCGCCCACTTCTCATCCCCAAAGTCTTCCAAGGCATCTTGGATAGCTTGCGGCGACATCCGGTTGAGTAGCGCCGCAGCCGGCTCGCCTTTGGAGCGATCCATTCTCATGTCAAGCGGACCATCTTCCTTAAAAGTGATCCCTCTCGCAGGATCTTCGATCTGCGCAGAGTTCAAACCGAGATCAAGAAGGATTCCGTTTGGCCGAATTCCGTATTCGATCAACACTTCCTTCATGTCCCGAAAATCTGAGTGAACCAGGTGAACAGTGACCCCTTCTGGCTTGCCTACCCGCTGCTTCGCAATCGCGAGCATCGACTCATCCCAATCCAGACCGACCAAGATTCCGCCAGGGCGGATCGCATCGATAAATCGCATCGAGTGACCAGCGAGCCCAAGTGTTCCGTCGACCACGACATCGCCCGATTTGAGCGCGAGGGCAGCAAGAATCTCGTCGACCATCACGGGATCGTGAGCATAGGTGGCGGTCATCGCGTCACCCCGCTCTTGAGATCACGAATTGTCCGCTCCTCGTCGTAAGCGTCTTTTCTGAGCGAGTTCAGTTCAGCAGCCTCTTCGGCCCGGAACTTTGAAGGAGACTTCTGCCAAAGCTCGTAGTCGCTAGGCGACATGATCAAGAACTCTTCGCCGTTCGCGATCATCACGCACTTCCCGACGATTCCGCTCCATGAGCGAAAGTCAGCAGGGATCAGCAATCGACCAGCAGCGTCAACTTTTGCATCTCTCGCGTTCGACAAAAACGCCATTCGATACTTGGAAGCAGAGCGATTCCCTCGCGAGAAAGTCTGGCGAATGTCCGCCTCTTCCTCTTCAAATACTTCCTTGGTATAGACCCGGATGAACTTTTGGATATCTTGAACCAGCTTCACTTCGCCAGTGAATGCTTCCTTGAGTTCCTTCGTGAGGAGAACTCGACCTTTGGTGTCGACACTGCAGGGTTCGTTAAGGTTGATTGATGAGCGCAAGGGCGCAGGTTTTTTGCTCATCGTGTCTCCCTTCACATCGAGTTTCTTGGGGATAAGGAAGAGCCGCTCTGCATCCATGCATCGCGGCTCTAATTCTTCAGATTGGCACC
Coding sequences:
- the rsmH gene encoding 16S rRNA (cytosine(1402)-N(4))-methyltransferase RsmH, which gives rise to MTATYAHDPVMVDEILAALALKSGDVVVDGTLGLAGHSMRFIDAIRPGGILVGLDWDESMLAIAKQRVGKPEGVTVHLVHSDFRDMKEVLIEYGIRPNGILLDLGLNSAQIEDPARGITFKEDGPLDMRMDRSKGEPAAALLNRMSPQAIQDALEDFGDEKWAHRIAQKILLRRKEQPLRTTNDLIECVLAAIPVNAREKRIHPATRTFQAIRILTNAEFDGLREAILDAASMLAENGNLAILSYHSGEGRIVKRAYQELAQEGFVLVDKKPRIPSEAEIGRNARSRSAKLRVIRREVKS